In one Streptomyces sp. NBC_01241 genomic region, the following are encoded:
- a CDS encoding CDP-alcohol phosphatidyltransferase family protein → MGKLSLRAVQKLTCKKRDAWWTVLLVDPVATRMLIVMAKFKFITPNRVTWSALFVGLGSAYFFLKGDTWSLVIGAALYHLSFILDCIDGKLARLKGNGTVFGGWLDYVFDRIRVLFCALALMGGQYLRTHNELYLLAALAVVFLDMLRYVDALQIYKMRMSMRMKIEKVTLERKALEEEQAEREASAAAQCAQSEPEQPKVVFIEDLLRENPGVEAEVLKQQSGDVVDLHAQFRHRFPWYTRFRQALLRSRIRPHLISGIEFQMFIFIVAPLIGQILWTTAISALALGLFELVIMYKFWLSTRDFTRLMEKLAPTPSTAGVIAEHLHKGRHRRGPDAVEEQQAVLAQQFPLPEQDDDLGFQPYPQPYAHRPQDIETQQLRTLPYWAENEGSVR, encoded by the coding sequence ATGGGGAAGCTGTCGCTGCGGGCTGTTCAGAAGCTGACGTGCAAGAAGCGCGACGCCTGGTGGACAGTCCTGCTGGTCGACCCCGTGGCGACCCGCATGCTGATCGTGATGGCCAAGTTCAAGTTCATCACGCCGAACAGGGTCACGTGGTCGGCGCTCTTCGTAGGCCTCGGCTCCGCCTACTTCTTCCTCAAGGGGGATACCTGGTCCCTCGTCATCGGGGCCGCCCTCTACCACCTGAGCTTCATCCTCGACTGCATCGACGGCAAGCTGGCGCGCCTCAAGGGCAACGGCACCGTGTTCGGCGGCTGGCTCGACTACGTCTTCGACCGCATCCGGGTGCTCTTCTGCGCACTGGCCCTGATGGGCGGCCAGTATCTCCGTACCCACAACGAGCTCTACCTGCTCGCCGCTCTGGCCGTCGTCTTCCTCGACATGCTCCGGTACGTCGACGCTCTGCAGATCTACAAGATGCGCATGTCCATGCGCATGAAGATCGAGAAGGTCACGCTGGAGCGCAAGGCGCTGGAGGAAGAGCAGGCCGAGCGGGAGGCGTCGGCCGCCGCACAGTGTGCGCAGTCCGAGCCCGAGCAGCCCAAGGTGGTCTTCATCGAGGACCTGCTCCGCGAGAACCCCGGCGTGGAGGCCGAGGTCCTGAAGCAGCAGAGCGGCGACGTGGTCGATCTGCACGCCCAGTTCCGGCACCGCTTTCCCTGGTACACCCGGTTTCGCCAAGCGCTGCTGCGCAGTCGTATCCGGCCCCACCTCATCAGCGGCATCGAGTTCCAGATGTTCATCTTCATCGTGGCGCCGCTGATCGGCCAGATCCTGTGGACCACGGCGATATCGGCCCTGGCGCTCGGCCTCTTCGAGCTCGTGATCATGTACAAGTTCTGGCTGTCCACCCGTGACTTCACCCGGCTCATGGAGAAGCTCGCGCCCACGCCGTCCACCGCGGGGGTCATCGCCGAGCATCTGCACAAGGGCCGCCATCGCCGCGGGCCCGACGCCGTGGAGGAGCAGCAGGCGGTCCTGGCCCAGCAGTTCCCGCTGCCCGAGCAGGACGACGACCTGGGCTTCCAGCCGTATCCCCAGCCGTATGCGCACCGGCCTCAGGACATTGAGACGCAGCAGCTCAGGACGCTGCCTTACTGGGCGGAAAATGAAGGGTCCGTACGATGA
- a CDS encoding bifunctional glycosyltransferase/CDP-glycerol:glycerophosphate glycerophosphotransferase has product MSSPADPSLFTVSVVVPAYNASATLGRALRSALAQTHRNVEVIVVDDASVDGTLAVVREFAAGDRRVQIIERPQNSGGVGAPRNNGIMAATGQYVMFLDADDELPLKACEELLASAVTTGSDITAGRALRVNLNTKETTVWQPQLYTTERTVAGLRALPQLFDDPIAAGKLYRLDFLHNNGVRFPEGVYYEDTYFSTLANYRAASITFLTAPVYRWMWERESAAPSITNRRGELRSIQDRVAVHQYTDAFLRQVGEQELLAHKAVKFLSHDLHLYARELRAGDERYRHGFAAAVAPYLRSLEPSVYDLCGVMERVRAFCLIHERVDLALSVSDYAQRRSVLSSDLVESDERVYWSESLLHFPQAKRFLDVTDLDLADKPLSDARLFNQATELEIKGSELHLSGYILNQFGRFSRGGKVELKAVLRLRSTKSDHVFPVNAVETDDHRVHYRATLDLASSIGAAANDGVWNLFVQVRHAGERATTTVAVHGIDVSRERYESPSGPVEMYETVSGNVALRPETSERTQQEDRRGTPWHWWRGGEDPAPVPALGAYRAAVVVHCHNDEHHLYEFLHSLAAQTVFAETQVVFADDGSTDRTAELLDNFAAFYRNSTVLRLPARGAAVAYEEGLAQVVAPYVLFARGRDILGGDCLRQLTESAVKHDVDVAIGNYDTFPGPRRNSDEPWKRYFGKGAKGLTDLVRKAPHMVFSTDLGNKLFRVSLLRGNGLRPTDGGAFADIWLSVMAMLTARGFSMVDRYVYFERDPAQNDSLFDVDWNDPAKARQRLRLNRFLLDFADRIEAPSARLIHRFVVRSYQPYLRNYHRIMNRAEIAQAFDELCDVYARVPEEVLLQYVVHPVSRVQHHAVRTRNFELFCDPFGDAEYEPRVRLDEQGMYRKLAADPVDSRLIRVERQRGVLESVRYRDGELQFEGVMTLTGVDIAQLFTNRFELVCTDGKRSVAIPAEQVYRRDRWRVRKERDWFGGWRACADPAVLAPLSGRDLTVTLRFHDGERHVDAQIGARLMLHRFKGMRRIGRDRLWLTVRNDDSVVLRYFTGAGQRLRGRLWHLLRQARAALPGRPGWRTRLAYLLSYPRLHRKNIWIIGERADTAQDNAYHLFRWIRENHPRRKVYYAINGDAKDRAKVAPYGHVLDRTSRKYRMYLLHAKRLINPYDLEAYLGFPELSKSSFLRGYGDLLNYRRVFLQHGVTYNDVAPSVHHQVTSVDLLLTVGQAERSYFAEHCGYGYARVAAAGFPRFDALKPVRSERPRILLMPTWRRDIVAPSYDKAAKAKIPFAASEYFRFFSTLLRDERLLKVLEQCGVELEFMPHYEIRPYLHHFRIDHPSVTVTGDGRDVQLAMRECSLLVTDYSSVFFDVAYMGTPIVYTPFDEEDFYGNHYKRGYYEFERDGFGPVCRDVDSTVREIIGTVQRNFAVEPQYRARVDEFFGRRDTSNSERVFRAIDALESAVDSSQASDVPTARQSLDTPGQDFRDQNSRKEWA; this is encoded by the coding sequence ATGAGTTCGCCTGCCGACCCGTCTCTCTTCACTGTTTCGGTGGTCGTTCCGGCCTACAACGCGAGCGCCACTCTCGGCCGGGCCCTGCGGTCCGCTCTCGCGCAGACGCACCGCAACGTCGAGGTGATCGTCGTCGACGACGCCTCTGTCGACGGGACCCTCGCCGTCGTCAGGGAATTCGCCGCCGGTGACCGCCGCGTACAGATCATCGAGCGCCCGCAGAACAGCGGCGGCGTCGGCGCTCCGCGCAACAACGGCATCATGGCCGCCACCGGCCAGTACGTGATGTTCCTCGACGCGGATGACGAGCTGCCGCTCAAGGCGTGCGAGGAACTGCTGGCCTCGGCGGTGACCACGGGTTCGGACATCACGGCGGGCCGGGCGCTGCGGGTCAACCTCAACACCAAGGAAACGACGGTCTGGCAGCCCCAGCTGTACACCACGGAGCGCACCGTGGCGGGGCTGCGCGCACTGCCTCAGCTCTTCGACGACCCCATCGCGGCCGGCAAGCTGTACCGGCTGGACTTCCTGCACAACAACGGGGTCCGGTTTCCCGAGGGCGTCTACTACGAGGACACCTACTTCTCGACGCTCGCCAACTACCGGGCCGCCTCGATCACCTTCCTCACGGCGCCCGTCTACCGCTGGATGTGGGAGCGGGAGTCCGCGGCCCCCTCGATCACCAACCGGCGCGGTGAGCTGCGCAGCATCCAGGACCGGGTCGCCGTCCATCAGTACACCGACGCCTTCCTGCGCCAGGTGGGCGAGCAGGAACTCCTGGCCCACAAGGCGGTGAAGTTCCTCTCGCACGACCTCCACCTGTACGCACGCGAGCTGCGCGCCGGGGACGAGCGGTACCGCCACGGGTTCGCCGCCGCCGTCGCACCGTATCTGCGCTCGCTCGAACCCTCCGTCTACGACCTGTGCGGAGTGATGGAGCGGGTCCGGGCCTTCTGCCTCATTCACGAGCGGGTGGATCTCGCGCTGTCCGTCTCGGACTACGCACAGCGACGCAGCGTGCTCAGCTCGGACCTGGTCGAGAGCGACGAACGCGTCTACTGGTCCGAGTCGCTCCTGCACTTCCCGCAGGCGAAACGATTCCTCGATGTCACCGATCTGGATCTCGCGGACAAGCCGCTGTCCGACGCCCGGCTGTTCAACCAGGCGACCGAGCTGGAGATCAAGGGCAGCGAGCTCCATCTGTCCGGGTACATCCTGAATCAGTTCGGGCGTTTCTCCCGCGGCGGCAAGGTCGAGCTCAAGGCGGTGCTCCGCCTGCGCAGCACCAAGAGCGATCACGTCTTCCCGGTCAACGCGGTCGAGACCGACGACCACCGGGTCCACTACCGGGCGACTCTGGACCTCGCGTCCAGTATCGGCGCGGCCGCGAACGACGGAGTGTGGAACCTCTTCGTCCAGGTGCGCCACGCCGGCGAACGGGCGACCACGACGGTGGCGGTCCACGGAATCGACGTCTCCCGTGAGCGCTACGAGAGTCCGTCGGGTCCGGTCGAGATGTACGAGACGGTCAGCGGCAATGTCGCACTGCGTCCCGAGACCAGCGAGCGCACCCAGCAGGAGGACCGCCGGGGCACCCCCTGGCACTGGTGGCGGGGCGGCGAGGACCCCGCACCGGTGCCCGCTCTCGGGGCGTACCGGGCCGCCGTCGTGGTGCACTGCCACAACGACGAGCACCATCTGTACGAATTCCTGCACTCCCTCGCGGCGCAGACCGTGTTCGCCGAGACCCAGGTCGTGTTCGCCGACGACGGTTCCACGGACCGAACGGCCGAACTGCTGGACAATTTCGCTGCGTTCTACCGCAACTCGACCGTGCTGCGGCTCCCCGCCCGCGGCGCGGCGGTCGCCTATGAAGAGGGCCTTGCTCAGGTCGTGGCGCCGTACGTGCTGTTCGCGCGGGGCCGGGACATCCTCGGCGGCGACTGTCTGCGGCAGCTCACCGAGTCCGCGGTGAAGCACGACGTCGATGTGGCCATCGGCAACTACGACACGTTTCCGGGGCCGCGGCGCAACTCCGACGAACCGTGGAAGCGGTACTTCGGCAAGGGCGCGAAGGGCCTGACCGACCTGGTCAGGAAGGCGCCCCACATGGTCTTCTCGACCGACCTCGGCAACAAGCTCTTCCGCGTCTCCCTCCTGCGGGGGAACGGACTGAGGCCCACGGACGGAGGCGCTTTCGCCGATATCTGGCTGAGCGTGATGGCCATGCTGACCGCGCGCGGCTTCAGCATGGTCGACCGTTACGTGTACTTCGAGCGTGATCCGGCCCAGAACGACTCGCTCTTCGACGTTGACTGGAACGATCCGGCCAAGGCCCGGCAACGGCTGCGGCTCAACCGCTTCCTGCTGGACTTCGCCGACCGGATCGAGGCGCCGTCGGCCCGGCTGATTCACCGGTTCGTGGTGCGCTCGTACCAACCGTACCTGCGCAACTACCACCGCATCATGAACCGGGCGGAGATCGCCCAGGCCTTCGACGAGCTCTGCGACGTCTACGCCAGGGTTCCCGAGGAGGTCCTCCTCCAGTACGTCGTCCACCCCGTGTCCCGGGTGCAGCACCACGCCGTGCGGACCCGGAACTTCGAGCTCTTCTGCGACCCGTTCGGCGATGCCGAGTACGAGCCGAGGGTCCGGCTGGACGAGCAGGGGATGTACCGGAAGCTCGCCGCCGATCCGGTGGACTCCAGGCTGATCCGTGTGGAGCGGCAGCGGGGCGTGCTGGAAAGCGTCCGGTACCGCGACGGTGAGCTGCAGTTCGAGGGCGTGATGACGCTCACGGGCGTGGACATCGCCCAGCTCTTCACCAACCGCTTCGAACTCGTCTGCACGGACGGAAAGCGGTCCGTCGCCATCCCCGCGGAGCAGGTCTACCGCCGGGACCGCTGGCGGGTCCGCAAGGAACGCGACTGGTTCGGCGGCTGGCGCGCCTGTGCGGACCCCGCGGTCCTCGCCCCGCTCTCCGGCCGCGACCTCACGGTCACCCTGCGGTTCCACGACGGCGAGCGCCATGTGGACGCGCAGATCGGTGCACGGCTCATGCTGCACCGCTTCAAGGGCATGCGCCGCATCGGCAGGGACCGGCTGTGGCTCACGGTGCGCAACGACGACTCCGTGGTCCTGCGCTACTTCACCGGCGCGGGACAGAGGCTCCGCGGCCGGCTGTGGCACCTGCTGCGGCAGGCCCGCGCCGCGCTGCCCGGCCGCCCCGGCTGGCGCACCCGGCTCGCCTACCTGCTGAGCTATCCGCGACTGCACCGCAAGAACATCTGGATCATCGGCGAGCGGGCAGACACCGCGCAAGACAACGCGTACCACCTGTTCCGCTGGATCAGGGAGAACCACCCGCGCCGCAAGGTCTACTACGCGATCAACGGTGACGCCAAGGACCGGGCCAAGGTGGCCCCGTACGGTCATGTCCTGGACCGGACGTCGCGCAAGTACCGGATGTATCTGCTGCACGCCAAGAGGCTCATCAATCCGTACGACCTGGAGGCGTACCTCGGCTTCCCCGAGCTGAGCAAGAGTTCGTTCCTGCGCGGCTACGGCGATCTGCTGAACTATCGCCGGGTCTTCCTCCAGCACGGGGTCACCTACAACGACGTGGCACCCTCGGTGCACCATCAGGTCACCAGCGTGGATCTGCTGCTGACGGTAGGTCAGGCGGAACGGTCGTATTTCGCCGAGCACTGCGGCTACGGCTACGCACGGGTCGCCGCCGCGGGGTTTCCCCGCTTCGACGCGCTGAAGCCGGTACGCTCCGAACGCCCCCGGATCCTGCTGATGCCCACGTGGCGGCGGGACATCGTGGCGCCGTCGTACGACAAGGCCGCCAAGGCGAAGATCCCGTTCGCGGCTTCGGAGTACTTCCGTTTCTTCTCCACCCTGCTGCGCGACGAGCGCCTGCTGAAGGTGCTCGAACAGTGCGGTGTGGAGCTGGAGTTCATGCCGCACTACGAGATCCGCCCGTACCTGCACCACTTCCGTATCGACCACCCGTCGGTGACGGTCACCGGAGACGGCCGTGATGTGCAGCTGGCGATGCGCGAGTGCTCGCTCCTGGTCACCGACTACTCGTCGGTCTTCTTCGACGTTGCGTACATGGGCACCCCCATCGTGTACACGCCGTTCGACGAGGAGGACTTCTACGGCAACCACTACAAGCGCGGCTACTACGAGTTCGAGCGGGACGGCTTCGGCCCGGTCTGCCGGGACGTCGATTCCACCGTCCGGGAGATCATCGGCACCGTGCAGCGGAACTTCGCCGTGGAGCCGCAGTACCGGGCCCGGGTCGACGAGTTCTTCGGGCGCCGGGACACCAGCAACTCGGAACGCGTCTTCCGCGCGATCGACGCGCTGGAGTCGGCCGTCGACAGCAGCCAGGCGTCCGACGTACCGACGGCACGACAGTCCTTGGACACCCCGGGACAGGACTTCCGCGACCAGAACTCCCGTAAGGAGTGGGCTTGA
- a CDS encoding rhamnogalacturonan acetylesterase: protein MGGSPRRVFLAGDSSVTSRQRSFAPMAGWAQALALFVRGAEVINCARAGASSRSFVERGRLAWILREARPGDLVLFSFGLIDMKPGKGRYTEPFKEYQSYLRRCVDGVREQGAHPILVTSHERRVFDAQGNLRRLLGVYPLAMKEIAAEKSVPLIDLNEWSVRWWRRAGPQGTREIFLYLAAGEHPNYPEGVADNTHLRVAGAIECARFIASEMRERAMLEPGCFAHLERARFPEGAIEWLEDHVFDELTRTRTLEVVE from the coding sequence ATGGGCGGTTCGCCGCGCAGGGTGTTCCTGGCCGGGGACTCCAGCGTCACCAGCCGCCAGCGCAGCTTCGCACCGATGGCGGGCTGGGCACAGGCGCTTGCGCTCTTCGTCCGGGGCGCCGAGGTCATCAACTGCGCGCGGGCGGGCGCCAGTTCGCGCAGCTTCGTGGAACGCGGCAGGCTGGCCTGGATTCTGCGCGAGGCCCGGCCGGGCGATCTGGTGCTGTTCTCCTTCGGGCTCATCGACATGAAGCCGGGGAAGGGCCGTTACACGGAGCCGTTCAAGGAGTACCAGAGCTATCTGCGCCGTTGTGTGGACGGCGTACGCGAACAGGGCGCCCACCCGATCCTGGTCACCAGCCACGAGCGCAGGGTCTTCGACGCGCAGGGCAATCTCCGCCGGCTGCTGGGCGTCTACCCGCTGGCGATGAAGGAGATCGCGGCCGAGAAGTCCGTGCCGCTGATCGACCTGAACGAATGGAGCGTGCGGTGGTGGCGCCGGGCAGGGCCTCAGGGAACGCGCGAGATCTTCCTCTACCTCGCCGCCGGTGAGCATCCCAACTATCCCGAGGGCGTGGCCGACAACACCCATCTCAGGGTGGCCGGCGCGATCGAGTGCGCGCGCTTCATCGCCTCCGAGATGCGGGAGCGAGCGATGCTGGAGCCCGGCTGCTTCGCCCATCTTGAGCGCGCCCGGTTTCCCGAGGGCGCCATCGAATGGCTGGAGGACCACGTCTTCGACGAACTGACGCGAACCCGGACCCTGGAGGTGGTCGAATGA
- a CDS encoding phosphodiester glycosidase family protein — protein sequence MRRRRFLAVGAGTGAWALAGCSTGDGTGRAPAQVSAAPRSPEPIGPLPAGVTFHQHTTRLRAAGPLRHQMLSVSPSAQVRVSAVHGSRLDTAETVRAMANRVGAVAAVNASFFDIATSAVFSGYDGDPLGLYVENNAMLSEAANGRTALVLGEDGGTTRIVEARSVSTVTDSHGARRTIDGVNRMPGRIVGCGGVGGDVLRGTRGVRTAPAHNKLCEDQDELVLFTRQWGRAAAAAGPGSTEAVIASDGRVVQLRSPGGGPIPARCRVLTGIGEGAAWLRRHARTGATLRITSQVHDGAGRRISGRGLTVVQAGPRLLRDGAPDIDIEANGIPVTALTQRHPRTLTGITDDGTLLLVTVDGRDPGASVGVTLKEAAELMRSLGARDAMNLDGGGSTTMVVNGRLRNRPRGAAGAPVRERPVANALVVLPR from the coding sequence ATGAGACGTCGGCGGTTCCTCGCCGTGGGAGCCGGCACGGGCGCCTGGGCCCTGGCCGGGTGCAGCACGGGAGACGGCACCGGCCGGGCCCCGGCCCAGGTTTCGGCGGCGCCGCGCTCGCCGGAACCCATCGGCCCACTGCCGGCAGGTGTCACCTTTCACCAGCACACCACGCGGCTGCGGGCGGCAGGCCCCCTCCGCCATCAGATGCTGTCCGTCTCGCCGTCCGCGCAGGTACGGGTGAGCGCGGTCCACGGGTCTCGGCTCGACACGGCAGAGACCGTACGGGCCATGGCGAACCGCGTCGGGGCGGTGGCTGCCGTCAATGCGTCCTTCTTCGACATCGCCACCAGCGCGGTGTTCAGCGGGTACGACGGTGATCCGCTCGGGCTGTACGTGGAGAACAACGCCATGCTCAGCGAAGCCGCGAACGGCCGCACCGCGCTGGTGCTCGGCGAGGACGGCGGCACCACGCGTATCGTCGAAGCCCGGTCGGTCAGCACCGTGACGGACAGCCATGGCGCCCGACGGACGATCGACGGGGTCAACCGGATGCCGGGGCGCATCGTCGGATGCGGCGGTGTGGGCGGGGACGTACTCCGCGGCACCCGGGGAGTGCGGACCGCCCCTGCCCACAACAAACTGTGCGAGGACCAGGACGAGCTGGTCCTGTTCACGCGTCAGTGGGGACGTGCCGCAGCGGCTGCGGGACCGGGTTCGACAGAGGCCGTGATCGCCTCCGACGGCCGCGTCGTCCAGCTCCGTTCCCCCGGAGGAGGCCCGATACCCGCGAGATGCAGGGTCCTGACAGGCATAGGCGAGGGGGCGGCCTGGCTGCGCCGCCACGCCCGCACCGGCGCCACCCTGCGGATCACCTCCCAGGTGCACGACGGGGCGGGACGCCGCATTTCGGGGAGGGGGCTGACCGTTGTCCAGGCCGGGCCGCGGCTGCTGCGCGACGGCGCTCCCGACATCGACATCGAGGCCAACGGGATCCCCGTCACCGCCCTGACCCAGCGCCACCCCCGCACCCTGACGGGCATCACGGACGACGGCACACTCCTGCTGGTGACCGTCGATGGCCGTGATCCCGGCGCGAGCGTCGGGGTGACGCTGAAAGAGGCCGCGGAACTGATGCGCTCGCTGGGGGCACGGGATGCCATGAACCTCGACGGCGGAGGCTCCACGACGATGGTCGTGAACGGCCGGCTCCGCAACCGCCCGCGGGGCGCGGCCGGGGCGCCGGTCCGTGAGCGACCGGTGGCCAACGCCCTGGTCGTCCTGCCCCGTTGA
- a CDS encoding 3-hydroxyacyl-CoA dehydrogenase NAD-binding domain-containing protein: protein MSTTTELLKGAAELFPGEVVTQVHVRHLDLPAGAGRFALITLDNGLDHTKPTTFGPQSLANLDAAIDQVEKEAAQGAIVGAGITGKPFIFAVGADLKGVELLKEHKDALAIGKGGHDVFRRLSGLAVPTFAYYNGAAMGGGVEVGLHCSYRTVSKALPAFSLPEVFLGLVPGWGGCALLPNLIGADRAVSVIIENSLNQNRQLKGKQVFELGIADALFEGADFLEQSLIWTASVLNGTITVERPDVDRGAAWDQAVARGRAIADSKVHGAAPAAYRALDIIAAAKNGDLGAGFDAEDQALADLIMGGELRSGIYAFNLVQKRAKRPAGAPDKALARPVTKVGVVGAGLMASQLALLFLRRLEVPVVLTDIDQERVDKGVGYVHAEIEKLLGKGRINQDKANRLKALVSGVLDKAEGFFDADFIIEAVFEEIGVKQQVFAEVEAVAPAHAILATNTSSLSVTEMASKLQHPERVVGFHFFNPVAVLPLLEIVRGERTDDASLATAFGVAKKLKKTAVLVKDAPAFVVNRILTRFMGEIQNVIDEGTPVETAEKAIEPLGLPMSPLVLLELVGPAIGLHVSETLNRAFPDRFTVSENLAAVVKAGKRGFYVYSAENPARPELDPEVAALLKQGDAVLSEEQVRDRVLDAVAQEIGLMLDEGVVAEAQDIDLCLITGAGWPFHLGGITPYLDREGVSERVNGRKFLAQGVASVPA from the coding sequence ATGAGCACCACCACCGAGCTTCTGAAGGGTGCGGCCGAACTGTTCCCGGGCGAGGTCGTCACCCAGGTGCACGTACGCCACCTGGATCTTCCGGCCGGTGCGGGCCGCTTCGCCCTCATCACGCTGGACAACGGCCTGGACCACACCAAGCCGACCACCTTCGGACCGCAGTCGCTGGCGAACCTGGACGCCGCGATCGACCAGGTCGAGAAGGAGGCCGCCCAGGGCGCGATCGTCGGTGCCGGCATCACCGGCAAGCCGTTCATCTTCGCGGTCGGCGCCGACCTCAAGGGCGTCGAGCTGCTGAAGGAGCACAAGGACGCGCTGGCCATCGGCAAGGGCGGTCACGACGTCTTCCGGCGTCTGTCCGGCCTCGCCGTCCCGACGTTCGCGTACTACAACGGCGCGGCGATGGGCGGCGGTGTCGAGGTCGGTCTGCACTGCTCGTACCGCACCGTCTCCAAGGCGCTGCCCGCGTTCTCGCTGCCCGAGGTCTTCCTCGGCCTGGTTCCGGGGTGGGGCGGCTGCGCCCTGCTGCCGAACCTGATCGGCGCCGACCGCGCGGTCTCCGTGATCATCGAGAACTCGCTGAACCAGAACCGCCAGCTCAAGGGCAAGCAGGTCTTCGAGCTCGGGATCGCCGACGCCCTCTTCGAAGGCGCCGACTTCCTGGAGCAGTCGCTGATCTGGACCGCTTCCGTGCTGAACGGCACGATCACGGTGGAGCGCCCGGACGTCGACCGCGGTGCTGCCTGGGACCAGGCCGTCGCCCGTGGCAGGGCCATCGCCGACTCCAAGGTGCACGGTGCGGCTCCGGCCGCGTATCGCGCGCTGGACATCATCGCCGCGGCGAAGAACGGCGACCTGGGCGCCGGCTTCGACGCCGAGGACCAGGCCCTCGCGGACCTGATCATGGGCGGCGAGCTGCGTTCCGGGATCTACGCCTTCAACCTGGTCCAGAAGCGTGCCAAGCGCCCGGCCGGCGCTCCGGACAAGGCTCTGGCCCGCCCGGTCACCAAGGTCGGCGTCGTCGGTGCCGGGCTGATGGCCTCGCAGCTGGCGCTGCTGTTCCTGCGCCGTCTGGAGGTGCCGGTCGTGCTGACCGACATCGACCAGGAGCGCGTCGACAAGGGTGTGGGCTATGTCCACGCCGAGATCGAGAAGCTGCTCGGCAAGGGCCGCATCAACCAGGACAAGGCCAACCGCCTCAAGGCCCTGGTCTCCGGTGTGCTGGACAAGGCGGAGGGCTTCTTCGACGCCGACTTCATCATCGAGGCGGTCTTCGAGGAGATCGGCGTCAAGCAGCAGGTGTTCGCGGAGGTCGAGGCGGTCGCCCCGGCGCACGCGATCCTCGCCACCAACACCTCGTCCCTCTCGGTCACCGAGATGGCGTCGAAGCTGCAGCACCCCGAGCGGGTCGTCGGCTTCCACTTCTTCAACCCGGTCGCGGTCCTCCCGCTGCTGGAGATCGTCCGTGGCGAGCGGACCGACGACGCCTCGCTGGCCACCGCGTTCGGTGTGGCGAAGAAGCTGAAGAAGACCGCGGTGCTGGTGAAGGACGCCCCGGCGTTCGTCGTCAACCGCATCCTCACCCGCTTCATGGGCGAGATCCAGAACGTCATCGACGAGGGCACCCCGGTCGAGACCGCCGAGAAGGCCATCGAGCCGCTCGGGCTGCCGATGTCCCCGCTGGTGCTGCTGGAGCTGGTCGGCCCGGCGATCGGTCTGCATGTGTCGGAGACCCTGAACCGCGCCTTCCCGGACCGGTTCACCGTCTCCGAGAACCTGGCCGCGGTCGTCAAGGCCGGCAAGCGCGGCTTCTACGTCTACTCCGCCGAGAATCCTGCCAGGCCGGAGCTCGACCCGGAGGTCGCCGCGCTCCTCAAGCAGGGCGATGCCGTCCTGTCCGAGGAGCAGGTCCGCGACCGGGTCCTGGACGCGGTGGCGCAGGAGATCGGTCTGATGCTGGACGAGGGCGTCGTCGCCGAGGCCCAGGACATCGACCTCTGCCTGATCACCGGCGCGGGCTGGCCCTTCCACCTGGGCGGCATCACGCCGTACCTGGACCGTGAGGGCGTCTCGGAGCGGGTGAACGGAAGGAAGTTCCTCGCGCAGGGCGTGGCGAGCGTTCCGGCGTAA